From Zea mays cultivar B73 chromosome 3, Zm-B73-REFERENCE-NAM-5.0, whole genome shotgun sequence:
GCGGCCGCCATTGCCCACGCGCTGCGCGCCCGATGGACGGCGGGGGCTCCGGGCCGGCGCCCAACGCCGCGCACACCGCGGAAGAGGTCTTCCGCGACTACAAAGCCCGCCGCGCCGGCATGATCAAGGCACTCACCACCGGTACGCCTCTGCACGCTCTGCCGATTGGGCTCCTGATTCTGTCCCGGCTGCGTGGATTCGTGCGATTGATGCGGGGGTTTTCTCTTATGCTGTGCAGATGTGGAGAGGTTCTTCAAGCTCTGTGACCCCGGTGAGTGCGCTCGATCTCTTCTATTCCTCTCCCAGGGTGGGGATTGGGTGGCCAGGAGGCTTCCATGGTTTTTCTACTTGGGTTTCGTTGCTTTGGTGGGAGATTGAAAGCTAATTCTGGAGAATTTTCCTCTTTCTCTGTCTCCTCTACCCTCACTCGCTCTACACGCTTCGGATTCGAATTATTGGTGGCCTTGCAGCTTTCGTTAATGCTGTGCTTGTGCTGGATTGTAGCTGTTCGATTTTGGTGAGAGATTGGTGCCCAAGATAACAGTTTTGTGGAGTGAAAAACGTTTTTTATTATGTGTTGATTGGAACTGTGGGACCCGTGGCTGCCGTTTCTTTTGTTGTTAGGTTGGTAGTACTATGGGTGTTGCTACCAATCTTTTATTGTTAGCTTGATAGCAAAAAAATCGCTAGAGGATTTTTGCTGATTGGTAACATGGGATTATCGATTAACTGTCTGCTGCGTGCTTGGTTTCTATTTGATTATTTTGAACTTCTATGTGTTTGTTATGGTACTACCTAGTTGTTGGCGCAGTCAATTTAGTGGAGTCAGTGACATAATGTGGATATGTATATTGATTCAGCAAATCTTTTTTCTTTAGTGCATTGATGACACTGTACGACTGGCTGAATGCGTGGCTGCTTTAGCTGCTCACCCCTATTTATGTAAATTATTATTATTGTGGAGTTTGGTTGCTTCTCATTATTAAATATTATGGACCGGTTCGCAGTGTTTTCTGTTTCTGCCTTTCACTCTTGTTTGCAGCAGTTCCCAGTTGGTGTAGAACTAGTACCTAGTTTTGATAGTTGCTAGATGATGCTATGCCATATCTTGTTATGGCTACTAATTCCATTGGTTTTGAACAGAAAAGGAGAACTTGTGCCTCTATGGCTATCCCGATGAGACATGGGAGGTTACCTTGCCAGCTGAGGAAGTGCCCCCAGAGATCCCTGAACCAGCATTAGGAATCAACTTTGCTAGGGATGGCATGAATGAGAAGGACTGGCTGGCGCTAGTTGCAGTCCACAGTGATTCCTGGTTACTATCTGTCGCATTCTACTTTGGTGCACGGTTTGGATTTGACAGAGAAGCTAGGTAATTTGTTCTGCTACGACTGAACTATGCAATTTTCATAATCAATCATCGTTGTTTGTTCTTTCCTGTGCTGGGATGTTTTAATTTGAATTGGCATACTAGAAAGTACATATGCATCTTATTTTACATATTTGTTAAGTTAGAGCACATTTTGTATCGAAATTGCTACCACCTAAGTTTGGGAGCAAATTCTTTACACAAGATTTGTTCAATTCTTTGTTGCTTTCACACAGTAGTGTGATAGTATCTACATTCTGAATTCTGAACAATTGAACAATATTTTGAATGTCAAGGTCACAAAACAAACTATGTACTGCATATCAGCATACATTTTAGTGTTGATTGTCTAAAGAAAATGGGTTTGCATGTGTGTACTTGGCAAATTAAGCTAGGTAGAATAATAGAATCACCATATCACATATCCTTCTGGTAACCTTTGTGGGATTTTTGGGTGGTTGCTCCTCCTTCCTTTGGCTCTGTTATTATGCTCGTTACAATTCTCTTCTCAGTTAGGAAATTCAATTCCTCTACTATAGTGCGTATAGGAGGTCTGATACTTTAGAAATACTATTTTACTTTAAAAAATGCAATATAACAATTTTTAATCATACAGTATAGGTAATCCTGTCGATCATTTTACTATCATTTGTGATCATTTCACCCACTTTCTATGGGTACCAAATAGGATATGGGAACTGTAAAAAGGGCAAACCTAGTGCtggaggctcccacatgagtggggtctgaGCCTTTGAGAAAGGAATAAACCGAGGCAAGCCTTTCCCCGCAAATGTTGCTGCACCCTTTGAATGGAAGGCCGATCCCCATCAAAGGCTGCTCTATTTCTATGCAGCCAGAGGCACCAAGCCCCCAAAATGATGACACAGTTAATCCCTTTTCTCTTATCCTTCCTTGTACCTTTGTTGGCCTTCCTCCACCAGTCCTCAAACGAACGCTCATCAGCCCTAGGTGCAAGGTGACTCATCTCGATAGAGTCCAAAATAGTAAACCAGAATTGCCGGGCAAAAACACAGGTAGTGAGGATGTGTTGTATTGTTTCCCTTTCCTGATCACATAAAGGGCAACTGTTTGGGTGCTGCAATCCCCTCTTCTCCAGATTATCGGCAGTCCAACACTTATTTCTAATTGCTAGCCATAGAAAATTGTTAACCTGTATTTATTCGCTATCAAGTGCCAAATGGAGGAAAAATCTGCGGGTGAATGTAAATTTTGCATGCCTACAGGGATAAATGATGCTAATGTCGATTTACATGCTATTAATGTTAGGTATTTGTTTAGTTAACTGCACTGGAATCAACATTACATAAAGTTCCATGATTACCACCTTGTTCGTATCCTTGACATACTAAACTGAACCTTTCACTCTTCGACATTGCATTATTGATATGCGGTAGTTACTATGCCCTGGTTATTGGCAAACTAAGTATAGGCATGCACCTTCACATTGATGTTTGAAAGATGGATTTAATTTGAGAAATGGAGTTGTTAGCACTCAAGAGTAAATACTACTCGTCTACTCTCATGTTGCTGGAAACAATATGTGGTTATCTGAGTTCAACATGATGCACATCCAGAGATACTCAAGTACATTTTGCAAATTTGGATTGTGAAACTGTAAACTGGATGTAGAGTGTGAAGTGTGAACCATATAGTGCACCATGCTACAGAATTAGTGTAGTCGATTGAAGTAAATTTCATGTTTAGAACCACTGAAAATTTATATGTAGCAGCTCCCCTGTTGTTTCCCTTTTAGTAATAAACATCATCATCCATAACACTTAATTTGTTCTCTCACTATCAATCCTAAAGTGTTTACTCCAACTATTGGGCCATTTATTGCATCCAGATGCGATTGTATACCACTAGCGGATAGCGACATTAGTTCTAAATAATTTGCTTAATTTGGCTGTCATAAATGTACATAGGCTTGCAGTACATGGACCAGTCATGAAAATTGCTAGACTACATGATTGATATCTGCCTACTTGATTGTCTCCCCTCCTTATCGAGTATTCTGTGAAAAGAATCTGTTTTATTCGCTGCTGTTGGTGAATATGTGGATCTTGACAAAAGCATACTTTGCACGTCTCTAGGACTTGTACTATACCTTCCACTGTTGCATTACTTATGATACCTCATTGTTGTAATGCAGGAGGCGGCTCTTTAGCCTGATAAACAACATGCCCACGATATTTGAGGTGGTGACGGGAGCAGTCAAGAAGCAGCAGGCAAAGGAGAAGACACCTAACAGTAGCAGCAAGAGCAACAAGCCTAGTTCAAAAGTGGTAAATGCCAGCCACTTTCCGTTGCCATCTGACCTGAACTATTGCTGATAACACCGACATTATGCCTGCAGCAGTCAAGAGCAGAGTCTCGATCGAAGGCTAAGGTCCCCAAAGACGAAGAAGAGAGCGGTGACGACGACGGGGACGAGGAGGCGGAGGAGCACGACAACACCCTGTGTGGAACCTGCGGGACCAACGACGGCAAGGACCAGTTCTGGATCTGCTGCGATAACTGTGAGAAGTGGTACCATGGGAAGTGTGTCAAGATCACGCCCGCACGGGCCGAGCATATCAAGCAGTACAAGTGCCCAGACTGCACCAACAAGAGGGTCAGGGCGTGAGCAACCGATGCGACCTTGCTAGGAAGGAAAGGAAGAAACGACCTCCTTGGCGCCAAGATATGGCGTGTAGTTCCCTAGTCTGTAAGCCTGCATTTTTCATTTATGGTTGTTTTATCTGTTGATTAGCTGTTCGACCTAGCATTGTCTAATGCGTGGCATGTCTCATGTGCTGAGTGTTGACATTGCCATGGGCCCCGCCCTCTAGTCTGTAAACGTTGTCACTGAAGGTACCTCTCGGCTGACCATTTCTCCATTGTTGGTGTTGTGCAATGAGTAGTGAACGTAGTAGTCTTAGCATCTGAATTGCTGAAAATGGCGAATAGCCTTCCCCGAAATCTGTTCTCCCACTCTCTCCCTCTACTATACTTCGGCTTGCGTTCTGGTGTTTGGGGTGGCCCGGTAGGCGGGGTTGCCGCGCGCCATGGCGTTACGTACCGCCGTGCACAGAGGGCGACGTCGTCGTCAAGTTGCATTGAACTCGTGGCGCGCCGGCGCACCCATCCGGGCAACCGGCGCCCAGCGTGGCCGTGCACCGTCAGTGCGGTGGTGCTGTGCATGCAGCGCTGTGGCGATACTTGTGCTGGGCGTGCCCGTGTGTCCGTGTGCGAGCCGTCGGAGCAAACAGCGTTGTATCCGACTCCGGCTAAGAGGTTCGTGGTCGCCCTTGCACCGCCGTCCTGCTCGTCGGCCTCGCCACAAAAGAGTCTGAGCATTCGGCGGTTGGCACTGGTCAGTCAGAGTCGGAGCACCAGCACTGCCAACGGGCCGCCGAGAACGCGATTTTTTATCTGGTCGAAAAAACCCACGAAATTTCCCAATATCTGTCCCGCGGGCCGTAGCCCCGCCACGCCCCCACATAGAAAACAGGCCTCCTCGCCTCCGTCCGTCCAGCTCTGGTCCGAGCCCATGGAAATCGTTGCCATATCAGATCAGCTCCGCCATGGACCCCCATCTATCTGCGACCCTCGGTGACGCGCTCCGCCCACCGCCGCCCGGGAATGGCTCGAGCGCTGCTCCTGCTGCGAGTAGCTGTAGCCCGCTACCCTCCTCTCCCGGCCTCACCCGCGCTCCTCCAGCCGCTGCTGCGCCGCCACGCGCCCTCCCAGTACAGGTCCCAGCTCCGcttcctctcctccctctcctcctcgTCCGTGTCCACCAGCTCAGATGCTCCCAGCGACGGCGGGGGCGGCCGCGACGGGGAAGAGGATGGCGCGAAGAGCGGCGGCCGCGTCGACTACTTGGGGATGAGCGACGAGGAGCTCATGGAGCAGTGCGATATGGGCACGTTCAAGGCGTCCGGCCCCGGCGGCCAGCACCGCAACAAGCGCGAGTCCGCCGTCCGGCTGAAACACCTTCCCACCGGCATCATCGCCCAGGTCGGTAGCCTTGCTGAATTAGCGTAAATTCTCAGTTACCTCGATCGCTTCGTACAATGATTTATCTGTTCCTAGAATTTGAATGAGAAGGTTGGATGAATCCAATCACGAATCAGTTGAACTTCACACAAACTGAATGGTTAATTTTTTTTTCCCGTAAAATTCCACACAGGCTGTGGAGGATCGGTCACAACATAAGAACCGAGCGTCTGCTTTATCTCGGCTTCGAACCCTGATTGCTCTTAAAGGTAAAAGAATCTAATGTTCTCCAAGTTAT
This genomic window contains:
- the LOC100284916 gene encoding PHD finger protein ALFIN-LIKE 6 isoform 2 (isoform 2 is encoded by transcript variant 2), with the protein product MDGGGSGPAPNAAHTAEEVFRDYKARRAGMIKALTTDVERFFKLCDPEKENLCLYGYPDETWEVTLPAEEVPPEIPEPALGINFARDGMNEKDWLALVAVHSDSWLLSVAFYFGARFGFDREARRRLFSLINNMPTIFEVVTGAVKKQQAKEKTPNSSSKSNKPSSKVQSRAESRSKAKVPKDEEESGDDDGDEEAEEHDNTLCGTCGTNDGKDQFWICCDNCEKWYHGKCVKITPARAEHIKQYKCPDCTNKRVRA
- the LOC100284916 gene encoding PHD finger protein ALFIN-LIKE 6 isoform 1 (isoform 1 is encoded by transcript variant 1) translates to MDGGGSGPAPNAAHTAEEVFRDYKARRAGMIKALTTDVERFFKLCDPEKENLCLYGYPDETWEVTLPAEEVPPEIPEPALGINFARDGMNEKDWLALVAVHSDSWLLSVAFYFGARFGFDREARRRLFSLINNMPTIFEVVTGAVKKQQAKEKTPNSSSKSNKPSSKVSRAESRSKAKVPKDEEESGDDDGDEEAEEHDNTLCGTCGTNDGKDQFWICCDNCEKWYHGKCVKITPARAEHIKQYKCPDCTNKRVRA
- the LOC100284916 gene encoding PHD finger protein ALFIN-LIKE 6 isoform 3 (isoform 3 is encoded by transcript variant 3); protein product: MDGGGSGPAPNAAHTAEEVFRDYKARRAGMIKALTTDVERFFKLCDPEKENLCLYGYPDETWEVTLPAEEVPPEIPEPALGINFARDGMNEKDWLALVAVHSDSWLLSVAFYFGARFGFDREARRRLFSLINNMPTIFEVVTGAVKKQQAKEKTPNSSSKSNKPSSKSRAESRSKAKVPKDEEESGDDDGDEEAEEHDNTLCGTCGTNDGKDQFWICCDNCEKWYHGKCVKITPARAEHIKQYKCPDCTNKRVRA
- the LOC100284916 gene encoding PHD finger protein ALFIN-LIKE 6 isoform X2, producing the protein MDGGGSGPAPNAAHTAEEVFRDYKARRAGMIKALTTDVERFFKLCDPEKENLCLYGYPDETWEVTLPAEEVPPEIPEPALGINFARDGMNEKDWLALVAVHSDSWLLSVAFYFGARFGFDREARRRLFSLINNMPTIFEVVTGAVKKQQAKEKTPNSSSKSNKPSSKQSRAESRSKAKVPKDEEESGDDDGDEEAEEHDNTLCGTCGTNDGKDQFWICCDNCEKWYHGKCVKITPARAEHIKQYKCPDCTNKRVRA
- the LOC100275850 gene encoding peptide chain release factor 1 isoform X2 — translated: MARALLLLRVAVARYPPLPASPALLQPLLRRHAPSQYRSQLRFLSSLSSSSVSTSSDAPSDGGGGRDGEEDGAKSGGRVDYLGMSDEELMEQCDMGTFKASGPGGQHRNKRESAVRLKHLPTGIIAQAVEDRSQHKNRASALSRLRTLIALKGTEAFEMKSFVKSSASSAPYPIGAMFDRCQEALFLGKTFEVSCGLFKGCSSSLDCRKYVQ
- the LOC100275850 gene encoding uncharacterized protein isoform X1; the protein is MARALLLLRVAVARYPPLPASPALLQPLLRRHAPSQYRSQLRFLSSLSSSSVSTSSDAPSDGGGGRDGEEDGAKSGGRVDYLGMSDEELMEQCDMGTFKASGPGGQHRNKRESAVRLKHLPTGIIAQAVEDRSQHKNRASALSRLRTLIALKVRRPINLEDYTPPVELLQILPLKSSVRGKDVGPQIGPNNSKFSPGMQALLDLLFAVEGSVSDAAKILGLSTGALSRLILSDDSLRTAANELRASKGLKPLR